From a region of the Gossypium raimondii isolate GPD5lz chromosome 10, ASM2569854v1, whole genome shotgun sequence genome:
- the LOC105776268 gene encoding putative disease resistance RPP13-like protein 1, whose amino-acid sequence MKEQLVKDWLIDLQNLAFDVEDVLDEFATEIGRRNLMMERRGSSSKRSRLNIPHSFNDVLFNRDIVSKIRDLTAKLKDLEPQRNKLELRMTACERPTRREERLQPTSLEIENHVYGRDKDKQTILDLLLKSDDERNFVIPIVGMGGIGKTTLAQLVYNDASIQHHFHLKAWACVSDYFDVLRITKEILQAITSVSCNDNDLNIVQEKLQKELSGKKFLIVLDDVWNENYHDWTILQSPFKTRTQGSKIIVTTRNHGVSSTMGALHAHSLELLSDDDCLSVFAQHALGARDLEGHPSLKEVAEKIVRKCNGLPLAAKTVGGLLRTNVDLHAWEDILESEIWKLSKDQSSIIPALQLSYHHLPLHLKRCFMYCAIIPSDYEFEKEEIILLWRAQGYLQEARDKQCIHDLGHKYFNDLVSRSLFQVAINNNSRFVMHDLINDLAQSVAGEVCFKMEGSQQISKHARHLSYIAERFDGIKKFEGIYEAQHLRTFLPLRFSSVFRTDNYLTNHVLTNLLPNLRCLRALSLEGYEIIMLPDFVGDLKLLRYLNFSRNSVIKCLPESVSTLYNLETFLLKGCCNLEKLPSGMEKLVNLCYLDITGAYKLESMASNFSMLTNLQKLSSFVLGKEKGHKIRELMNLSNLRGELCISGLQNIAEPQDAWMARLSDKSRLENLELQWSKDFENRREEVEKKVLDGFQPSKKLRELSIKFFCGEMLANWLGDSSFNCLQSLCLDDCRNLLSLPSIGKLPLLKKVRIKGLRSVRTVGVEFFGENKTNTFSSLEILEFVDMLNWEKWNLCEVDEAARTFPKLRELFIENCPLLLGSMPEYLPSLKKLAIRSCGKLIISVQNFPLLSELEIHGCHEVIYKGFVDYSSIKRISFVRISKFSWATECLRLRSIKVESFEIGDCEELCSSRENNWGLLAQSISPQDLRIEKCSQLVSIATEEEREELMQMKIPSSIVRMTIRNWGRLEKLSTTLYSLTLLMELELHGCPKLISVARSNLPSNLKVLRIIKCKNLQCLLLDEGKDVDSNNAYALQQLDIFKCESLERVNRSELPSTLKELRISKCAKLESICQEIQDNSSLESVVIDRCHMLKGLPQGLNKLKHCKSIWINNCSNLISLRNSGLPTPNLEVLRLRSCILLQALPRNMHSLNSLKNLGIRNCPNLTSILEEGIPTNLTSLIIDGPNIWKAILERDLHTLTCLKSLSISNGCPDAVSFPQDEIEVTLPSSLSHLYISDFPKLENLSSNGFRNLTSLQHLTIKNCPNLKTLSGNNMLSSLLELNIVGCPMMEEWCKRDKGPEWSKITHIPCVAFWN is encoded by the coding sequence ATGAAAGAGCAGCTGGTGAAAGACTGGTTGATCGACCTCCAAAACTTGGCATTCGATGTGGAGGATGTTTTGGACGAGTTTGCAACCGAAATTGGCAGGCGCAATCTGATGATGGAACGTCGAGGCAGCTCAAGTAAGAGATCCAGACTCAATATTCCTCATTCATTCAATGATGTTCTGTTTAACAGAGATATAGTGTCCAAGATAAGAGATCTTACAGCCAAATTGAAAGATTTGGAACCTCAGAGAAACAAGTTAGAGTTAAGAATGACTGCTTGCGAAAGACCCACAAGACGAGAAGAAAGACTGCAGCCTACTTCTTTGGAGATTGAAAATCATGTGTATGGCAGAGACAAAGACAAACAGACAATTCTTGATTTGCTCTTGAAGAGTGACGACGAAAGAAATTTTGTGATTCCCATCGTTGGGATGGGTGGGATTGGTAAGACAACCCTTGCCCAGCTTGTTTACAATGATGCTTCCATTCAACATCATTTTCACCTCAAAGCATGGGCCTGTGTTTCTGATTATTTTGATGTTCTGAGAATAACGAAAGAAATCTTACAAGCAATCACTTCCGTGTCATGCAATGATAATGATCTGAATATAGTTCAAGAAAAGTTACAGAAGGAGTTGTCCGGGAAAAAATTCTTAATTGTTTTAGATGATGTCTGGAATGAGAATTATCATGATTGGACTATCTTACAATCTCCTTTCAAAACGAGGACTCAAGGAAGCAAAATTATTGTGACAACAAGAAACCACGGTGTTTCATCAACAATGGGTGCCTTGCATGCTCATTCTCTAGAGCTTTTGTCAGATGATGATTGTTTGTCTGTATTTGCGCAACATGCATTGGGAGCAAGGGACCTTGAAGGACATCCAAGCCTAAAGGAAGTTGCTGAGAAGATAGTGAGAAAATGCAACGGTTTGCCTTTAGCTGCTAAAACCGTCGGTGGCTTATTGCGCACTAATGTAGACCTTCATGCTTGGGAAGATATATTAGAGAGCGAGATATGGAAGCTATCTAAAGATCAGTCAAGTATAATCCCAGCTCTACAGCTAAGCTACCATCATCTTCCTCTACATTTGAAGCGATGCTTTATGTATTGTGCCATTATTCCCAGTGACTATGAGTTTGAGAAGGAAGAAATAATCTTGTTATGGAGGGCACAAGGGTATCTACAAGAAGCACGAGATAAACAGTGCATCCATGATTTGGGTCACAAGTATTTCAACGACCTAGTGTCAAGGTCCCTTTTCCAAGTGGCCATCAACAATAATTCTCGATTTGTTATGCATGACCTCATTAATGATTTGGCTCAATCAGTTGCTGGAGAAGTATGCTTTAAAATGGAAGGTAGCCAACAAATTTCGAAGCATGCTCGCCATTTATCTTACATTGCTGAGAGGTTTGACGGCatcaaaaaatttgaagggaTTTATGAAGCGCAACATTTACGAACCTTTCTTCCATTAAGGTTTTCTTCGGTCTTTCGAACTGATAACTATCTAACCAATCATGTCCTAACGAATTTGTTGCCAAACTTGAGATGCTTAAGGGCACTTTCTTTGGAAGGGTACGAAATCATCATGTTGCCAGATTTTGTCGGAGATTTGAAACTCTTAAGGTACCTAAACTTTTCTAGGAATAGTGTTATTAAATGCTTGCCGGAATCAGTTAGTACCCTTTACAATTTAGAAACCTTTTTATTAAAGGGGTGTTGTAACCTTGAGAAGTTACCATCAGGGATGGAAAAGTTGGTCAACCTATGCTATCTTGATATCACTGGTGCATATAAATTAGAAAGCATGGCAAGCAATTTCAGCATGCTAACTAATCTTCAAAAACTTTCCAGTTTTGTTTTGGGCAAAGAGAAGGGACATAAAATAAGGGAGCTAATGAATTTGTCAAATCTCAGGGGTGAACTTTGTATTTCAGGATTACAGAATATAGCTGAGCCTCAAGATGCATGGATGGCTAGATTATCTGATAAGTCGAGACTTGAGAATTTAgaattgcagtggagcaaagACTTTGAGAATAGAAGAGAAGAAGTGGAGAAAAAGGTGTTGGATGGATTTCAACCTTCTAAGAAGCTCAGGGAGCTCAGCATTAAGTTCTTTTGTGGTGAAATGTTGGCAAATTGGTTGGGAGATTCATCCTTCAATTGTTTACAATCTTTATGCCTTGATGATTGTAGAAATTTATTGTCATTGCCATCAATTGGGAAATTGCCATTGTTGAAAAAGGTACGTATTAAAGGTTTGCGCAGTGTAAGGACTGTGGGAGTTGAGTTCTTTGGAGAGAATAAGACCAACACATTTTCTTCATTGGAGATTTTAGAGTTTGTGGACATGCTTAATTGGGAGAAGTGGAACTTGTGTGAAGTTGATGAGGCAGCTAGGACATTCCCTAAACTTCGTGAACTCTTTATTGAAAATTGTCCCTTATTGTTAGGGAGTATGCCGGAATACCTCCCTTCTTTGAAGAAACTTGCAATTCGTAGTTGCGGGAAGTTGATAATTTCTGTTCAAAACTTTCCATTGCTTTCAGAATTAGAAATTCATGGTTGCCACGAGGTAATTTATAAAGGTTTTGTAGATTATAGCTCTATAAAAAGAATCTCGTTTGTTCGGATTTCCAAGTTTAGTTGGGCAACAGAATGCTTGAGGTTAAGATCAATCAAAGTGGAATCGTTTGAGATTGGTGATTGTGAGGAGTTGTGCTCTTCTCGAGAGAACAATTGGGGATTGCTAGCTCAGTCCATATCCCCCCAAGATTTGAGAATTGAAAAATGTTCGCAACTTGTATCCATAGCAACAGAAGAGGAAAGAGAAGAATTGATGCAAATGAAGATTCCTTCTAGCATTGTAAGAATGACAATAAGGAATTGGGGAAGGCTAGAAAAACTATCGACAACCTTGTACTCCCTCACATTACTTATGGAATTAGAGCTTCACGGTTGCCCAAAATTGATTTCTGTTGCAAGGAGCAATTTACCTTCGAATCTGAAAGTGCTAAGgattattaaatgtaaaaatttgcaatgttTATTGTTGGATGAAGGAAAGGATGTTGACTCCAACAATGCATATGCTCTTCAGCAGTTGGATATTTTCAAGTGTGAATCTCTAGAGAGAGTAAATAGAAGTGAGTTACCCTCCACACTGAAAGAACTTCGAATAAGCAAGTGTGCAAAGCTAGAGTCCATATGCCAAGAAATTCAAGATAACTCTTCTCTTGAATCTGTTGTAATCGATAGATGTCATATGCTTAAGGGTTTACCTCAAGGATTGAATAAGCTCAAGCATTGCAAGAGCATATGGATAAATAAttgttcaaatttgatttcCTTACGAAACAGTGGTTTGCCCACCCCAAACCTTGAAGTGCTCCGCCTCCGCTCTTGTATACTTCTCCAAGCTTTGCCTAGGAATATGCACAGTCTCAACTCTCTAAAAAATTTAGGAATAAGGAATTGTCCAAATTTGACATCCATTCTGGAAGAGGGGATTCCTACCAATCTCACATCGCTTATAATCGATGGACCCAATATCTGGAAGGCAATACTTGAGAGGGATTTGCATACACTCACTTGTCTTAAATCTCTCTCCATATCAAATGGGTGTCCAGATGCAGTGTCATTTCCTCAAGATGAGATAGAAGTCACACTGCCCTCCTCTCTCAGCCATCTCTACATCTCGGATTTCCCGAAACTGGAGAATCTATCCTCCAATGGCTTTCGGAACCTCACTTCTCTCCAGCACTTGACTATCAAAAATTGCCCAAACCTCAAGACTCTTTCGGGAAACAACATGCTTTCTTCGCTTTTGGAGCTAAATATCGTGGGGTGTCCAATGATGGAAGAATGGTGCAAAAGGGATAAAGGACCTGAGTGGTCCAAAATTACCCACATACCTTGTGTTGCATTTTGGAATTAA